A genomic window from Bradyrhizobium lupini includes:
- a CDS encoding ABC transporter permease: MLDRAPAGTSTKDEAVRRVRFRGAGFVPASSRFGGWIALALVIAIWQAAGSTGLVNPLFLPPPSAIARAIYQLAISGALWQHLSASLLRIGVGWLLGTAAGVAVGFAIGLSRLARSVGITFISALFPIPKIALLPLLILWLGIGEEPKIATIALGVFFSTAISVYSGVDAVPRNLIRMAQSFNVPFATIVRKVVWPGALPAILAGFRITSSVALLLVVSAEMIGAQYGIGAFVLQAGNLMQTDQLLAGVVILSVFGLMVGRVINWLETRLLHWR, from the coding sequence ATGCTTGATCGCGCTCCGGCGGGAACATCGACGAAGGATGAAGCGGTCCGGCGCGTCCGCTTTCGCGGCGCCGGCTTCGTGCCGGCGAGCAGCCGTTTCGGCGGCTGGATCGCGCTCGCGCTGGTCATTGCGATCTGGCAGGCCGCCGGCAGCACCGGCCTGGTCAATCCGCTATTCCTGCCACCGCCATCGGCGATCGCGCGGGCGATCTACCAGCTCGCGATCTCGGGTGCGCTGTGGCAGCACCTTTCCGCGTCGCTCCTGCGCATCGGTGTCGGCTGGCTGCTCGGCACGGCAGCCGGTGTCGCCGTTGGCTTTGCCATCGGCCTGTCGCGTCTGGCGCGCAGCGTCGGCATCACCTTCATCTCGGCGCTGTTCCCGATCCCGAAGATCGCGCTGCTGCCGCTGTTGATCCTCTGGCTCGGCATCGGTGAAGAGCCGAAGATCGCGACCATTGCGCTCGGGGTGTTCTTCTCGACCGCGATCTCGGTCTATAGCGGCGTCGACGCGGTGCCGCGCAACCTCATCCGCATGGCGCAGAGCTTCAACGTGCCGTTCGCCACCATCGTGCGCAAGGTGGTCTGGCCGGGCGCGCTGCCCGCGATCCTCGCCGGCTTCCGTATCACCTCGTCGGTGGCGCTGCTGCTCGTCGTCAGCGCCGAGATGATCGGCGCGCAGTACGGCATCGGCGCGTTCGTGCTGCAGGCTGGCAATTTGATGCAGACGGATCAGCTGCTCGCGGGCGTGGTGATTTTGTCGGTGTTTGGGTTGATGGTGGGGAGGGTGATCAACTGGCTGGAGACGCGGCTGTTGCACTGGCGGTGA
- a CDS encoding alpha/beta family hydrolase, whose protein sequence is MAVKIQTVKTKELKLDIARIGTVSAILTQPDKARACYVLAHGAGAGMRHASMDKIAEGLAARDIATFRFNFPYMENKQGRPDQPAVAHATIRVAVEEAARLCPGVMLVAGGKSFGGRMTSQAQSKAPLPDVKGLAFLGFPLHADKKPSTERAEHLAHVEIPMLFLQGTRDGLADLGLLKPVIAALAPKATLHEIEGGDHSFAVLKKSGRTNEEALTEVLDTLAAWIDSLA, encoded by the coding sequence GTGGCTGTCAAAATCCAAACCGTCAAAACCAAAGAGCTCAAGCTCGACATCGCGCGCATCGGCACGGTCTCCGCGATCCTGACGCAGCCGGACAAGGCGCGCGCCTGCTACGTCCTGGCGCATGGTGCCGGTGCAGGGATGCGGCATGCATCGATGGACAAGATTGCGGAGGGGCTCGCTGCTCGCGACATCGCGACCTTCCGCTTCAATTTTCCTTACATGGAAAACAAGCAGGGCCGTCCCGACCAGCCTGCGGTCGCCCACGCCACGATCCGCGTGGCAGTCGAGGAAGCCGCGCGGCTCTGCCCGGGTGTGATGCTCGTTGCGGGTGGAAAATCCTTCGGCGGGCGCATGACCTCGCAGGCGCAGTCCAAGGCTCCGCTGCCTGATGTCAAAGGGCTCGCCTTCCTCGGTTTTCCCCTGCACGCCGACAAGAAGCCGTCGACGGAGCGCGCCGAGCATCTCGCCCATGTCGAGATCCCGATGCTGTTCCTGCAAGGCACCCGCGACGGGCTCGCCGATCTCGGCCTCCTCAAGCCGGTCATCGCCGCTCTTGCCCCGAAGGCGACGCTGCATGAGATCGAAGGCGGCGATCACTCCTTCGCGGTGCTGAAAAAGTCCGGCCGCACCAATGAAGAGGCGCTGACAGAGGTGCTTGATACGCTCGCGGCCTGGATCGACAGCCTCGCCTGA
- a CDS encoding amidohydrolase/deacetylase family metallohydrolase has protein sequence MPFDLILRGGRVVDPSQKLDAVTDVAFSGGKVAAIGSGLKADPGTEVRDVSRYIVTPGLIDLHTHVYWGGTSLGIDAEEFCRLSGVTTAVDTGSAGPGNFAGFRKHVIEPSQVRILAYLHVSHAGIFGFSHRIMVGESEELRLMNPIEAAKVADANRDLIVGIKVRVGLHSSGTSGVVPLDIALEVANEVGMPLMAHIDHPPPSYEEVLARLRPGDVLTHAFRPFPNTPATAQGTVKRAVLDARERGVLFDIGHGKGSFAFKTARAMLANGFYPDTISSDIHQLCIDGPAFDQVTTLSKFLCMGMPLSDVIATSTVNAAMALRRPELGSLKPGSVGDATLISVREGQFDYEDVVGEHLIGDRKIVSEGVVIGGRWWHPN, from the coding sequence ATGCCTTTCGATTTGATCCTGCGCGGCGGCCGTGTGGTCGACCCGTCCCAGAAGCTCGACGCCGTGACCGATGTCGCCTTTTCCGGCGGCAAGGTCGCGGCGATCGGCAGTGGGCTCAAGGCGGATCCGGGCACCGAGGTGCGCGACGTCTCTCGCTACATCGTGACGCCGGGACTGATCGATCTCCACACCCATGTCTATTGGGGCGGCACGTCGCTCGGCATCGACGCCGAGGAGTTCTGCCGTCTTTCCGGCGTCACCACCGCGGTCGATACCGGCAGTGCGGGGCCGGGCAATTTCGCGGGCTTCCGCAAGCATGTGATCGAGCCGAGCCAGGTTCGTATCCTCGCTTATCTGCATGTCTCGCATGCCGGCATTTTCGGCTTCTCGCACCGGATCATGGTCGGCGAGAGCGAGGAGCTGCGGCTGATGAATCCGATCGAGGCGGCCAAGGTGGCCGACGCCAACCGCGATCTCATCGTCGGCATCAAGGTGCGCGTGGGGCTGCATTCCTCGGGCACGTCGGGCGTCGTGCCGCTCGACATCGCGCTCGAGGTCGCGAACGAGGTCGGCATGCCCCTGATGGCGCATATCGATCATCCGCCGCCGAGCTACGAGGAGGTGCTGGCGCGCCTGCGCCCCGGCGACGTGCTCACCCATGCGTTCCGTCCCTTCCCCAACACGCCTGCGACCGCGCAGGGCACGGTGAAGCGGGCGGTGCTCGACGCCCGCGAGCGCGGCGTGCTGTTCGACATCGGCCACGGCAAGGGCTCGTTCGCATTCAAGACCGCGCGTGCGATGCTCGCCAACGGCTTCTATCCCGACACCATCTCGTCCGACATTCATCAGCTCTGCATCGACGGCCCGGCCTTCGATCAGGTGACGACCCTGTCGAAATTCCTGTGCATGGGCATGCCGCTGTCCGACGTCATCGCAACCTCGACCGTCAACGCCGCGATGGCGCTGCGGCGCCCCGAGCTCGGCAGCCTCAAGCCGGGCAGCGTCGGCGACGCCACGCTGATCTCGGTGAGGGAAGGCCAGTTCGACTATGAGGACGTCGTCGGCGAGCACCTGATCGGCGACCGCAAGATCGTCTCCGAAGGCGTCGTGATCGGCGGCCGGTGGTGGCATCCGAATTGA
- a CDS encoding tripartite tricarboxylate transporter substrate-binding protein gives MTITRRTLLAAPAILAMTPALAQASKITLLVPFPPGGSTDAMARLLQSHLQTKLNRIVIVENKSGAAGALGAAQVAKSPPDGSTFLVTFDSHAVIPSILDKPPVDVERELMPVLLVGTAPYVIAAGAGRPYKSFADVVAACKATPGAVKYASVGIGTLGHLAMTVLGNKAGVEIMHVPYRGGGPAMNDVLGGHVDLIAGSAALVAAQLGTNMLRPILQLGRERLPGLPDTPTAIEAGFPDFETLAWWGIFAPTGTPPDIVAGLATASKEILSEPATAAQLKETQQMTLLLEDAPAFKTFFDKQVAIWGKVVKDNNIRA, from the coding sequence ATGACGATCACACGACGGACGCTGCTGGCAGCGCCGGCTATTCTCGCGATGACGCCGGCATTGGCGCAGGCTTCAAAAATCACACTGCTGGTGCCGTTTCCGCCGGGCGGATCCACCGATGCGATGGCGCGGCTGCTCCAGAGCCATCTGCAAACCAAGCTCAACCGCATCGTCATTGTCGAGAACAAGTCGGGCGCGGCAGGCGCGCTCGGCGCGGCGCAGGTCGCCAAGAGCCCGCCTGACGGCTCGACGTTCCTGGTCACCTTCGATTCCCATGCGGTGATCCCCTCCATCCTCGACAAGCCGCCCGTCGATGTCGAGCGCGAGCTAATGCCGGTGTTGCTGGTCGGCACCGCGCCTTACGTGATCGCTGCCGGTGCAGGCCGCCCCTACAAGAGCTTTGCCGACGTGGTGGCGGCCTGCAAGGCGACGCCCGGCGCGGTGAAATATGCCTCCGTCGGCATCGGCACGCTCGGCCATCTCGCCATGACCGTGCTCGGCAACAAGGCCGGCGTCGAGATCATGCACGTGCCCTATCGCGGCGGAGGCCCCGCAATGAACGACGTGCTCGGCGGCCATGTCGACCTGATCGCGGGATCTGCGGCGCTGGTCGCAGCCCAGCTCGGCACCAACATGCTGCGTCCGATCCTGCAGCTCGGCCGCGAGCGGCTGCCGGGCCTGCCGGATACGCCGACCGCGATCGAGGCGGGCTTTCCGGATTTCGAGACGCTGGCCTGGTGGGGCATCTTCGCGCCCACCGGCACGCCGCCGGACATCGTCGCAGGCCTCGCGACGGCGTCCAAGGAGATCCTGAGCGAGCCCGCGACCGCCGCCCAGCTCAAGGAAACGCAGCAGATGACGCTGCTGCTCGAGGACGCTCCCGCCTTCAAGACCTTCTTCGACAAGCAGGTCGCCATTTGGGGCAAGGTGGTCAAGGACAACAATATCCGGGCATGA
- a CDS encoding FAD-dependent oxidoreductase — translation MQAMTIEEPARQVPLYGEYEVVVLGGGPAGIVAAASSARAGRKTLLIERYGFLGGMGTAAGVTNFCGLHGNVHGEAHRLVQGMASELLARIDRLNGLNAPHLILGKVFAQAYDTAAYKIAADQLLASHKVHILFHALGAGVVMGANSRIDALMVETKAGRQAVRSEIFIDCSGDGDLAVWAGAPFEFGDEHGHPMYPSMMLRLNNIDPERAGEAWRTIPQLMEQATAAGTHTFPRKSAIVRPQKSGIEWRVNFTQVAREDGHAINGIEPDDLTRGEIEGRKQALAAFEFLRTVPGFEKSYIVDLPPQLGIRETRRITGGYQLSGEDVLGCASFEDSIGVNGWPIEAHVPGDVVFTFPPIPESRGYNELPYRMLVPEGVDNLLVAGRCASMTHEGQSAARVSGACFVMGEAAGSAAALALSGNRIPRDIPVEKLQETLKQQGAFIGRDQPVPEGL, via the coding sequence ATGCAGGCCATGACGATCGAAGAACCGGCGCGCCAGGTGCCGCTTTACGGCGAATATGAAGTCGTCGTCCTCGGCGGCGGTCCGGCCGGCATCGTGGCGGCGGCCTCAAGCGCACGCGCGGGACGGAAGACGCTGCTGATCGAGCGGTACGGCTTCCTTGGCGGCATGGGCACCGCCGCAGGCGTCACCAATTTCTGCGGCCTGCACGGCAATGTCCACGGCGAGGCCCACCGGCTGGTGCAGGGCATGGCGTCGGAGTTGCTGGCGCGGATCGATCGCTTGAACGGCCTCAACGCGCCGCATCTGATTCTCGGCAAGGTCTTCGCCCAGGCCTACGACACCGCCGCCTACAAGATCGCGGCCGACCAACTGCTCGCCAGTCACAAGGTGCACATCCTTTTCCACGCGCTTGGTGCCGGTGTGGTGATGGGCGCTAACAGCCGCATCGATGCGCTGATGGTCGAGACCAAGGCCGGCCGGCAGGCGGTGCGATCGGAGATCTTCATCGATTGCTCCGGCGACGGCGATCTCGCGGTTTGGGCCGGCGCGCCGTTCGAATTCGGCGACGAGCACGGTCATCCGATGTATCCCTCGATGATGCTCCGTCTCAACAACATCGACCCGGAGAGGGCAGGCGAAGCCTGGCGGACCATTCCGCAATTGATGGAGCAGGCCACCGCCGCCGGCACCCACACATTCCCGCGCAAGAGCGCGATCGTGCGGCCGCAGAAGTCCGGCATCGAATGGCGGGTGAATTTTACGCAAGTGGCGCGCGAGGACGGCCATGCCATCAACGGCATCGAGCCTGATGATCTCACCCGCGGCGAGATCGAGGGCCGCAAGCAGGCGCTGGCTGCGTTCGAATTCCTGCGCACCGTGCCGGGCTTTGAAAAATCCTACATCGTCGACCTGCCGCCGCAGCTCGGCATCCGCGAAACCCGCCGCATCACGGGCGGCTATCAGCTCAGCGGCGAGGACGTGCTCGGCTGCGCTTCGTTCGAGGATTCCATCGGGGTCAATGGCTGGCCGATCGAGGCCCATGTCCCCGGCGACGTCGTCTTCACCTTCCCGCCGATCCCGGAATCGCGCGGCTATAACGAGCTGCCTTACCGGATGCTGGTGCCCGAAGGCGTCGATAATCTGCTGGTCGCCGGCCGCTGCGCCTCGATGACCCATGAGGGCCAATCGGCGGCCCGGGTCTCCGGTGCCTGTTTCGTGATGGGGGAGGCGGCCGGTTCCGCGGCAGCGCTGGCGCTCTCCGGAAACCGGATCCCGCGTGACATCCCCGTTGAAAAGCTGCAGGAAACGTTGAAACAACAGGGCGCCTTTATCGGACGGGACCAGCCCGTGCCTGAAGGCCTGTAA
- a CDS encoding ABC transporter substrate-binding protein, with translation MIGIVRLALAGLMAITAMGTARAEDALKARIGVLRLSSSAPVFIAQDKGYFREAGLEVELKFFDAAQPIAVATTSGDIDFGVTAFTAGLYNLAGKGVLKVIGGMSREKAGYPLIGYFASNNAYASGLKTPKDLAGKRVAMTQVGSSFHYSLGLLADKYGFKLADVKIVPLQSLSNAAAALKGETVDAALLPISTARKLMDDGGAKFLGWVGDETPWQLGAVFASPKTLTNKVLVTKLLGALAKADREYHDVILAAMKDGVAPINDKTKPLLEIIAKYTNLPVEQVVGNCAYIDPDGKLDVKNVDNQIKWLQEQGFADKGFDANAIIAKEFVKAD, from the coding sequence ATGATCGGGATTGTGCGGCTCGCGCTAGCTGGCCTGATGGCGATCACAGCAATGGGCACGGCCCGAGCCGAGGACGCGCTGAAGGCCAGGATCGGCGTGCTCAGGCTATCCTCCTCCGCGCCGGTGTTCATCGCGCAGGACAAGGGCTATTTCCGCGAGGCCGGCCTCGAGGTCGAGCTGAAATTCTTCGACGCGGCGCAGCCGATCGCGGTGGCGACGACCTCGGGCGACATCGATTTCGGCGTCACCGCCTTCACCGCAGGTCTTTACAATCTCGCCGGCAAGGGCGTGCTCAAGGTGATCGGCGGCATGAGCCGCGAGAAGGCTGGTTATCCCCTGATCGGCTATTTCGCCAGCAACAACGCCTATGCGAGCGGTCTGAAGACGCCGAAGGACCTCGCGGGCAAGCGCGTGGCGATGACGCAGGTTGGCTCCTCCTTTCACTATTCGCTCGGCCTGCTTGCCGACAAATACGGTTTCAAGCTCGCCGACGTGAAGATTGTGCCGCTGCAATCGCTGTCGAATGCGGCGGCCGCGCTGAAGGGCGAGACCGTGGATGCAGCGCTGCTGCCGATCTCCACCGCGCGAAAGCTGATGGACGACGGTGGTGCGAAGTTTCTCGGCTGGGTCGGCGACGAGACACCCTGGCAATTGGGCGCGGTGTTCGCCTCGCCGAAGACGCTGACCAACAAGGTGCTGGTGACGAAGCTGCTCGGCGCCTTGGCAAAGGCCGACCGCGAATATCACGACGTCATCCTCGCCGCGATGAAGGACGGTGTCGCGCCGATCAATGACAAGACAAAGCCGCTGCTGGAGATCATCGCCAAATATACGAACCTCCCGGTCGAGCAGGTGGTCGGCAACTGCGCCTATATCGATCCCGACGGCAAGCTGGATGTGAAGAACGTCGACAACCAGATCAAATGGCTCCAGGAGCAGGGTTTTGCCGACAAGGGCTTCGACGCGAATGCGATCATCGCCAAGGAATTCGTGAAGGCGGATTGA
- the maiA gene encoding maleylacetoacetate isomerase, whose protein sequence is MKLHGYFRSSAAYRVRIALNLKGRGAEHLPHHLRKGEQCAPAYLAINPQGLVPALENDAGAVLTQSVAIIEWLDETHPNPPLLPRDALQRAKVRAFALAIACDTHPVQNLKVLARLRELGLAEEKVQDWAAWVNREGLAACETLIRNEPGPFCFGDVPTLADLCLVPQLANARRFGVDVSAYPRLLEAEAAAKALPAFVNAAPEKQPDAE, encoded by the coding sequence ATGAAGCTGCACGGCTATTTCCGCTCCAGCGCCGCCTACCGGGTACGCATCGCGCTGAACCTCAAAGGCCGCGGTGCCGAGCACCTGCCGCATCATCTTCGCAAGGGCGAGCAATGTGCGCCAGCCTATCTCGCCATCAATCCGCAAGGCCTGGTGCCGGCGCTGGAGAACGATGCGGGCGCAGTGCTGACCCAATCGGTCGCCATCATCGAATGGCTCGACGAGACCCATCCCAACCCGCCCCTGTTGCCGAGGGATGCGTTGCAGCGCGCCAAGGTGAGGGCGTTCGCGCTGGCGATCGCCTGCGACACTCACCCCGTGCAGAACTTGAAGGTGCTGGCGCGGCTGCGCGAGCTCGGCCTTGCCGAGGAGAAGGTTCAGGACTGGGCGGCCTGGGTCAACCGCGAGGGGCTCGCGGCGTGCGAGACGCTGATCAGAAACGAGCCGGGCCCGTTCTGCTTCGGGGATGTGCCGACGCTCGCCGATCTCTGTCTTGTGCCGCAGCTCGCCAATGCGCGCCGCTTCGGCGTCGACGTCTCCGCCTATCCGCGCCTGCTTGAAGCGGAAGCTGCGGCCAAGGCCCTGCCGGCGTTCGTCAACGCCGCGCCGGAGAAGCAGCCCGATGCCGAGTAA
- a CDS encoding enoyl-CoA hydratase-related protein, translating to MTDSPVLWTLDARGVATVTLNRPEVNNAYDGALIAGVLAAMDDLGSKPNLRVVVLKGNGKHFQAGADLKWINGVRPQSSEANEAASRATFEAVQRLNTLAIPTVALVQGGCFGGGTGVIAACDVVIAADNALFSITEVRWGLTAAIIIPQLCDAIGVRQVRRYALTGERFGAEDARRIGLVHEVVPLADLDAAGAKVVEQLLANGSEAMAETKRLALESSFGGMAVDDAAYKRLVHLHSLKRQSAEAAEGLASFAEKRAANWAGAKS from the coding sequence ATGACCGACAGCCCCGTCCTGTGGACCCTGGATGCGCGTGGGGTTGCGACCGTCACGTTGAACCGGCCGGAGGTTAACAATGCCTATGACGGCGCGTTGATCGCAGGCGTGCTCGCGGCCATGGACGATCTCGGCAGCAAGCCCAACCTTCGCGTCGTCGTGCTCAAGGGCAATGGCAAGCATTTCCAGGCTGGCGCCGACCTCAAATGGATCAACGGCGTGCGGCCGCAATCGAGCGAGGCGAACGAGGCCGCGTCGCGGGCGACGTTCGAGGCCGTGCAGCGGCTCAATACGCTGGCTATCCCGACGGTCGCGCTGGTGCAGGGCGGCTGCTTTGGCGGCGGCACCGGCGTGATCGCGGCCTGCGACGTCGTGATCGCGGCCGACAACGCCCTGTTCTCGATCACCGAAGTGCGCTGGGGCCTGACCGCGGCCATCATCATCCCGCAGCTCTGCGATGCCATTGGTGTACGGCAAGTCCGCCGCTACGCGCTGACAGGTGAACGTTTCGGCGCCGAGGACGCCCGTCGTATCGGCCTCGTCCACGAGGTGGTGCCGCTCGCCGATCTCGACGCCGCCGGCGCCAAGGTGGTCGAGCAGTTGCTTGCCAACGGATCGGAGGCGATGGCCGAGACCAAGCGGCTCGCGCTGGAAAGTTCGTTCGGCGGCATGGCGGTGGACGATGCGGCTTACAAGCGGCTCGTGCATCTGCATTCGCTGAAGCGACAGAGCGCGGAAGCCGCCGAGGGGCTGGCGTCGTTCGCGGAAAAGCGCGCCGCGAATTGGGCAGGTGCTAAAAGCTGA
- the gtdA gene encoding gentisate 1,2-dioxygenase, producing the protein MEAVTKTPEREAFYKKIDGENLTALWTVMSDLITPEPKSACRPHLWKFDIIRDYMTEAGKLITAKEAERRVLVLENPGLRGQSKITTSLYAGVQMVVPGDVAPAHRHSQSALRFVLEGKGAHTAVDGERTAMEPGDFIITPSMTWHDHSNETDQPMFWLDGLDIPLVQFFDCSFAEGSNEDQQKITRPAGDSFARYGHNLLPVDVKRSSKTSPIFSYPYAYTREALEKARASQEWDACHGLKLKFSNPETGDFAMPTIGTFIQLLPKGFKTARYRATDATVFCPIEGHGRTRIGDATFEWGPRDLFVVPSWQWVTHEADMDAVLFSFSDRPVQQKLDLFREDRGNA; encoded by the coding sequence ATGGAAGCCGTGACCAAGACGCCGGAACGCGAGGCGTTCTACAAGAAGATCGACGGCGAGAATCTCACCGCGCTCTGGACGGTCATGAGCGATTTGATCACGCCGGAGCCGAAGAGCGCCTGCCGGCCGCATCTGTGGAAGTTCGACATCATCCGCGACTACATGACCGAAGCCGGCAAGCTGATCACGGCGAAAGAGGCCGAGCGGCGCGTGCTGGTTCTGGAAAACCCCGGCCTGCGCGGACAGTCGAAAATCACCACGTCGCTCTATGCCGGCGTGCAGATGGTGGTGCCCGGCGACGTCGCGCCCGCGCACCGGCACAGCCAATCGGCACTGCGCTTCGTGCTCGAAGGCAAGGGCGCCCACACCGCCGTGGACGGCGAGCGCACCGCGATGGAGCCCGGCGACTTCATCATCACGCCGTCGATGACCTGGCACGATCATTCCAACGAGACCGACCAGCCGATGTTCTGGCTCGACGGTCTCGACATTCCGCTGGTGCAGTTCTTCGACTGCTCTTTCGCGGAAGGCTCCAACGAGGATCAGCAGAAGATTACAAGGCCGGCCGGCGACAGCTTTGCACGCTACGGCCACAATCTGCTGCCGGTCGACGTGAAGCGGAGCTCGAAGACTTCCCCGATCTTCAGCTATCCCTATGCCTACACGCGCGAGGCACTGGAGAAGGCTCGCGCGAGCCAGGAGTGGGATGCCTGTCACGGGCTGAAGCTGAAATTCAGCAACCCCGAGACCGGCGACTTCGCGATGCCGACCATCGGCACGTTCATCCAGCTGCTGCCGAAGGGCTTCAAGACCGCGCGCTATCGCGCGACGGACGCGACGGTGTTCTGTCCGATCGAGGGCCACGGCCGTACCCGCATCGGGGATGCGACGTTCGAATGGGGCCCGCGCGATTTGTTCGTGGTGCCGAGCTGGCAATGGGTCACGCACGAGGCTGATATGGATGCGGTGCTGTTCAGCTTCTCGGATCGCCCCGTGCAGCAGAAGCTGGATTTGTTCCGGGAGGATCGCGGGAATGCGTGA
- a CDS encoding ABC transporter ATP-binding protein, giving the protein MDLIANHITHRFGDLAVLDNVSFTVSAGEVVAIVGPSGCGKSTLLSILGGLLLPTSGAPELRGSPPADSLNPLTFVFQDFALLPWANVEENVEFPLLHTQLSAVQRRALVEDALRRTGLTDFRKTYPKQLSGGMRQRVGISRALAVRPAILLMDEPLSALDPQTRELLMEDFVRLLADGGMGAVYVTHNLEEAARLADRIVVLSRRPGRIREVVSVPMTRTERGDIAAREKLLALQNQIWSLIRNEAIDAEREVQHA; this is encoded by the coding sequence ATGGACCTGATCGCCAACCACATCACCCATCGCTTCGGCGATCTCGCCGTGCTCGACAACGTCTCGTTCACCGTCAGCGCGGGCGAGGTGGTGGCGATCGTGGGGCCGTCGGGCTGCGGCAAGAGCACGTTGCTGTCGATCCTCGGCGGGCTGTTGCTGCCGACCTCCGGCGCGCCCGAGCTGCGTGGATCGCCGCCGGCGGACAGCCTCAATCCGCTCACCTTCGTGTTCCAGGACTTTGCGCTGCTGCCCTGGGCGAATGTGGAGGAGAACGTCGAATTCCCGCTGCTGCACACCCAGCTCTCGGCCGTGCAGCGCCGCGCGCTGGTCGAGGACGCCTTGCGCCGCACCGGCCTGACCGATTTTCGCAAAACCTATCCAAAGCAGCTTTCCGGCGGCATGCGCCAGCGCGTCGGCATTTCGCGCGCGCTCGCGGTCAGGCCGGCCATTCTCCTGATGGACGAGCCATTGTCGGCGTTGGATCCGCAGACCCGCGAACTGCTGATGGAGGATTTCGTCCGGCTGCTCGCCGATGGCGGCATGGGCGCCGTGTATGTCACGCATAATCTCGAAGAGGCGGCGAGGCTTGCCGACCGCATCGTGGTGCTGTCGCGGCGCCCTGGCCGTATTCGCGAGGTCGTGAGCGTGCCGATGACGCGCACTGAGCGCGGTGACATTGCAGCCCGTGAAAAGCTGCTCGCGCTTCAGAACCAGATCTGGTCGCTGATCCGCAACGAGGCGATCGATGCCGAGCGCGAGGTCCAGCATGCTTGA
- a CDS encoding LysR family transcriptional regulator has translation MDILVNLQAFLATADATGFSAAARKLGVSTSVVAKRVTQLEARIGTPLFHRSTRQLRLTEAGQRYVHRARGVVTDAADLLSRMGEKGHDLVDHLRIKAPTSLTVARLADVFTAFQTQNPRLKLEIVLFDRPVDPVTEGFDIAIGAFPHSFGGVVDEPLCPLKRLLCASPAYLKKHGTPKHPRDLVDHRCLSFLPTGPEWIFDGPRGRISVQVSPLLSCNEGQVLARSAIAGNGIVLISDYLVAGALRDGALKPVLREFPIPELWVKAAIPERRRNAAAVQALLTLLKRSLATSL, from the coding sequence ATGGACATCCTGGTAAACCTTCAGGCGTTCCTCGCGACCGCCGACGCCACCGGCTTCTCCGCGGCCGCGCGAAAACTCGGCGTCTCGACGTCGGTGGTCGCCAAGCGCGTCACGCAGCTGGAGGCGCGGATCGGCACGCCACTGTTTCATCGCTCGACCCGGCAATTGCGGCTGACCGAGGCCGGCCAGCGCTACGTGCATCGCGCCCGCGGCGTCGTCACCGACGCCGCCGATCTGCTGTCGCGCATGGGCGAGAAGGGCCACGATCTCGTCGATCATCTGCGCATCAAGGCCCCGACCTCGCTGACGGTCGCGCGGCTTGCGGACGTCTTCACCGCCTTCCAGACCCAGAACCCGCGGCTCAAGCTCGAGATCGTGCTGTTCGACCGTCCGGTCGATCCCGTCACCGAAGGCTTTGACATCGCCATCGGCGCCTTCCCGCATTCCTTTGGCGGTGTCGTCGACGAACCCTTGTGCCCGCTGAAGCGGCTGCTCTGCGCCTCGCCTGCCTATTTGAAGAAACACGGCACGCCAAAACATCCGCGTGATCTGGTCGATCATCGCTGCCTCAGCTTTCTACCGACCGGCCCCGAATGGATCTTTGACGGGCCGCGCGGCCGCATCAGCGTCCAGGTCAGTCCGCTGCTGTCCTGCAACGAGGGCCAAGTGCTGGCGCGCAGCGCCATCGCCGGCAACGGCATTGTGTTGATATCGGACTATCTCGTCGCGGGCGCCTTGCGCGACGGCGCGCTCAAGCCGGTGCTGCGCGAGTTTCCGATTCCGGAATTGTGGGTGAAGGCTGCGATCCCTGAACGGCGGCGCAATGCCGCCGCGGTACAGGCGCTGCTCACTTTGCTGAAAAGGTCACTCGCGACGTCGCTGTAA